ATAAAGACAGAGACTATGAAATTTATAAAATATATAATAATAGCGGTGACGGGAGTAGGATTATTCTCTTGTGATACGGATGAGTTTCTAAATCCGATACCCACAACTGCAGTAACAAGTAATTCATACTTTCAAACAGATGCAGATGTACTATCTGGTATCGTTGGAATATATGATGCGATTCAGGGAGTAAACGAAAGTACTCAAAGTAGTGATGGAGCTTACAACAGAGGGGTTCAATACGAATACCTACTAACTGAGCATCGCTCAGATAACACAAGAAGTGCGACACTTGAAGGATCACGAGCTGATTTTCACAGATATCTTACTGATGCGGATAACACGCAGTCTGAAGATTATTGGGCATCTATGTATGATATTATCTTTAGAGCGAATAATATCTTGACCTTTATAGATATTGCTGATGCTAGTAATCAAGCGAGTTATACAGCTGAAGCCAAGTTTTTAAGAGCTTATGCTTATTTCAACCTGGTTAGATTGTACGGTGCGGTGCCATTGATCACAGAAGTAGCGCTTCCTAGTGATACTGAGGTGCTTTACACAAGAGTGGACGTAGCTACTGTTTATGCTCAGATTGTGGCTGATTTGCAAGAAGCAGTTGGTGCACTGGACAATTCACACAAAGCGAGAGCTTCTCAGGCAGCAGCACAAGCATTGTTGGCTAAGGTTTACTTGTCTCAACCAACGCCTAATTATCAAGATGCGCAAGTATTGTGTGAAGCCATTATTAATGGAGGTGACTACTCTTTGATGACTAATTTCAATGATGTATTCTATTCTGAATTGAATAATGAGGTGATATGGGCCATTCAATATGCCTCTGGAGATCCATTAGAAAGCCAGGGATTTTCAGCAGAATTCACTTCTGCAGTTCGTCAAGGGTTACAGGATGGTCTTAATATGCCGAACACGAACTTGATCAATGATCTTAATGCTTATGGTGGTAATAGAACTGCAACAAGTATTACAAATGTTCAAGGATCGATAGAAGTAGCGAAATTCTTACCGGACGGTAATGATTGGACTAATGATTATGGTGGAAATGCAAGAAATTCTGGAAATGATTGGATTGTGATTAGATACGCTGATGTGCTTTTAATGCATGTGGAAGCCATCTTGGGAACCTCTGGGTCTACAAGTAGTGCAGGAGCATTGTCTTCTTTTAATGCGATAAGAAGCCGTGCAGGATTAACCGCTGCAACAGCTATTTCAAAAGATGATTTGTTGCTAGAAAGAAGAGTAGAGTTCGCATTTGAAAACCATAGGTTTTTCGACTTGCTACGTTTCGGTGTTGCTGATGCAGTTTTGAGTGCACATGCAGCAGATATGGGTTATTCAGACTACAGTGCAAGAGCTTTACTGCTCCCAATCCCTGCAAGAGAAATTAACCAAAGTGGTGGTCTATTAACTCAAAACCCTTAAAATCTTTGATTATGAAAAATTCATTAAAAATAATTTTAAATAAGGTATCAGGTCTGTTCTTTGGCTTGGTGGCCCTAGGAATTATCTACGGATGTGTTGAAGAACTACCGGGTCCAGGTTCTATGCCTGATGATATACCACCGGCAGCTAGTTTTTCTTACGCTTCTCAGGAGAATTTCTTAGAGATTAAGTTTACAAACTTGTCTGTAGAAGCGCTAAGCTATGAGTGGGACTTTGGAGTTGATGTTGAAATTCCAGACAGTGTTTTGACAGCTGTTGATCCTTCTTACACTTATGCATCAGTTGGAACATATGACGTTACCTTGACTGCAGTTGATGGTTTGGGCGTAGTTAGCGACACGACTATTGCAGTGGTGGTTGAAGAGGGCCCATATCTGCCGGTCATTTTGGAAGCACAATTTGAAGGTGATGGTGCAACAGGAGATGCCAGAGATCCTTGGGATGCTGAGTGGTCTACTGTAATTCAAATCACATCAGATGGTGCGTTGGATGCAGACGGAAACAAAACCAAAGGAGGTAAACTGCCAAGCGACGGACAAAGAGTGGCTTATCAGGAGATGGTTGTTGAAGCAGAATCTAATTATGACATTGCTTTTGTCTATACGTTGACTGATGCTGTAGCAGGTAAGATGACGGTAGAAATATTAGATGTTACTGCCAATGGAGAGACTTTTCAAACTTATGAAGATACACGAGATCATGTGATAGGCGCAGTTACTTTGAATGATCAGGATGATCCGTCAACCTATGTAGGAGGAGAAGTATCATTTGCCTCTGGTACTAGTACTAAAGTGGCTATCATGGTCTCCAACTCTGTAGGTATCGAAGCGAGATTTGATAATTTCACAGTTGAAATTGGTAATGCTGGAGCAGTTCCTCCATCTGCGAATTTCACTGTTGCGCAAAGCGATGTGAATTATTTGGAATACACTTTTACCAATGAATCATTAAATGCGGCTACTTATTCGTGGGATTTTGGTGATGAATCGACTCCTTCAACAGAAGAATCTCCAGTATATGAATATGCTGAAGCTGGTACATATACTGTGACTTTGACTGTTAAAAGTGAAGGTGGTTTGACAGGAGAATTGAGTGAAGTGATTGTGATTCATGATCCGGTAACTCCCGAATTTTCTTTTGCAGAAGGTGCCAATGAATTCACAATTGAATTTACTGACGAGTCAGTAAATGCTGCAAGTGTTCTTTGGGATTTTGGTGATGGTTTCAAATACTCTACTACAGAAGAACATGCTACTGTTACACATGTTTACAATGGTGGACCTGGGTTTTACACTGTTACGCTTACTTCAACAAGTAGTACAGGCCTAGAAGTTGAAAAATCAACTACACTTGCTATTGGAGTTCCAAAAGTATTGGGTGGAGATTTTGAAGATACAGATACTGGTGATGATAGAGACTATTGGAGAGCTGCTAGTTTCTCAGGAGGTGAAACCAGTACTACTCCTTATGGAGGAAGTAGTGATGGTGCTTTTCAAACTTATGATGGCACGGATACAGAAACTAAAACAAGAGGTGCAAAAATCGATGCCTCGAGATGTGCGGTGGATGCTAATGGAAATGTGGATACTGGTAATACCAGATATGCCTATCAAGAGATGTCTCTTAGCCCGGGTGTAGAGTATTATCTTGAATTCTCATATAACAATGCGGATGGTACTATTGTAGCCGGTGAGATATTGGATGGTCACTTTGATGATGGATCCGATGCGTTAGCGGCTTCTTTAGATGGTTCTAGCTTAATTGAACTTCAGGGAACTATTTCCAATGGTGAGATCAGTGGAGGTAGTGATAGTCCTCAATGGAGAACCATTAGAGGGAAGTTCACAGCACCAGTAAGCGGTGAAGTATCTATTTGGATGTGGGCATTTGGTGGTAAGTCATACTATGACAACATCAAAATATTGCCAGCTTCAATTGTAGAAGCCCCTTAAATATCAATGTAATATTTTAAAACTACCCGGAATCATATCCGGGTAGTTTTAAAATACATTTCCCTGTAAAAATCGATGTAAAAGGATATCCATCAATAATATCAGGATGGACAGCGTGAGCTGAATCCTAACAAAATAAAAAATGAAAGAATTGAAGAATATACAGTTAATTAATCCTGTAACCCTCAGCTTACTATTGTTGCTGGTTATGTTCGGAACTGAGTGTGGGTCCAAAGTGAATACTCAAAATTCAGTGGCTAATGCTGAAGAATTGAAACTAAAACTTTCCCTGGCTGCTCCGGGTGATACCATCATATTGGCCAACGGCGAATGGAAGGATGCCGAGTTGGTGATAAAAGCCAATGGTACTGAAGAAGCGCCAATCGTGGTGATGGCTGAAACATTAGGAGGAGTACAATTAACAGGAGCTTCAAACTTAAAGTTAGCTGGAGAATATGTAGTAGTCAGTGGCTTGCATTTTACCAATGGGTACACACCTACTGCTGAAGTGATTTCTTTCAAAATCAAAAAAGACCAACTAGCGAACAATTGTAGAATAACCCAAACACTGGTGGAGAACTACTCCAATCCAGAAAGACATGAAAGTGATTATTGGGTCGGTATGTACGGAAAAAACAACCGATTTGATCACAACGCCCTAGTAGGCAAAGGAAACAAAGGAGTGACCATGGCTGTGAGACTCAACTCACAAGAAAGCCTTGAAAACAATCACTTAATCGATCACAACTATTTTGGTCCAAGAGAAAACTTAGGAGCCAACGGAGGGGAGACTTTGAGAATAGGCACCAGCCATTATTCGCTATCCTTCTCGAATACACAAGTCATCAATAACTACTTCGACCGTTGTGATGGCGAGCATGAAATTATCTCAAACAAATCATGCGGAAATTTATTCAAAGGCAATGTGTTCGACGAATGTGTAGGGACATTGACCTTCAGACATGGCAATGAAAATACAGCCGAAAGCAATGCTTTCTTCGGTAATGGAAAGCCACATACTGGTGGTATCAGAGTTATCAATGAAAAACAAAAAGTATTAAATAATTACGGCTACGGCTTGACAGGACATAGATTCAGAGGCGCAATGGTTGTAATGAACGGAGTACCTAATTCACCGATCAATAGGTACAATCAGGTCATTGATTCGGAAATCAATAACAATACCTTCATCAACTGCGATTATGTACAACTATGTGCGGGTAGCGATGAGGAGAGAAGTGCTATTCCACAATCCACTTCTATTTCAAACAATATTTTTTGGAATGAAGCCAAGGATGATGTGTTTACTGCTTACGATGATATTTCTGGAATCAGTTTTAATGATAATATTATTAGTCCCAATATTAAACCTATAGCTAGTGGTTTTAAGGGAGTAGACGCAGAATTGACTAAAAACCAAAATGGAATCTATAGCCTAAACGATGAATCTATTACTGCGGGTATAACAGCAGACTTTTCAGTGGTTTCGAAAGAGGCTACTGGGCCTTCGTGGTACACTAAACCAAAAAATAGCAAGACTTTTGGCTATGGTAGAAATGTAGCTGTAGAAGAAGGAGCCAATCTTTTTGATGTAATGAAAGATGCTAGGGCAGGAGATGTATACACCCTGGCTGGTGGAGAATACTTGCTAGAAAAGAAAGTGCCTGTTAGCGTACCTATCACGGTTCAGTCGACTGAAGGTGCTGTTTTGAAGTTTGAAAAATCAAACTTATTCGTCATAGAAAATGGTGGAGCACTCCAAATGGAAGGGTTGGTCATAGATGGTGCTGAATGTCCAGATTATGCTGGCAACGCAGTGGTATCAACTAGTCGATATTCCATGAATAAGAATTACAAATTGTTCATCAACAACTGTGAGTTTAGAGATCTGGATGTCAACCATTCATTCAATATCCTTAGAGTGTATAAGAACACTTTCGCAGATAGTATCCTCATTGAGAATTCTAAGTTCAGTGATGTGAGTGGTACGATTCTGGAGTTGAATCAGGAATCTGATGATATTGGCATCTACAATGCTGAATTCGTGATTTTGAATAACAACTCATTCAAGAATATAGGTAAAGAGATTGTAAACCTGCACAGAGGAGGAAGTGACGAAAGTACTTTTGGACCGCTACTTTTTATTGATCATTGTTCGTTTGAAAAGGTGGGTTATGGACCGAAAAATAAAGGAGGTAAGTCATTCACGCTTCATGGCGTACAAAAAACCATGATATCGAATTCCGTATTCGATGACATTAAGACTTTCGATATTTTTCATACGGTGGGAGAGCCTATCACAAAGATATCTGATTGTAATATCGACCAATCAAAGCTGGCCATCAGCGATAAAACAGCCACATTGTCCAATCTCAAATTGGCTAAGAATGCCAAAGGTAGTGATGGTGAAAAACTAGGGTCAGCACTATGAAGATAAAGTTTTGTTATATCAGTATAGGTTTTAGTGTGGCTGTTGTTCTGTCGTTCTTCTCTTGTGTTGGAGGAGAAGAAAAGACAGCACAACAGTTCCTATCTGACAAACATCCAAGTTTAGTACTTACAGCGGCTGGTGTTGCTGACATCAAAGCCAATTTGGGCAAAGCACCTCTTTTTGATCAAACATTGGAGGCGGTAATCACTGAAGTAGATTCAGAAATTACCAATGGTATTGAAGTACCAGTTCCGAAAGATTTGGCAGGTGGTTATACGCACGAGCGACATAAGTCTAACTTTTTTATCATCCAAAAGGCAGGAGTCTTGTTTCAGATTACTGGGGATGAAAAGTACGCAATTTATGTGCGGGATATGCTTTTAGCTTACGCTGAAATGTGGCCTACCATTGGAAAGCATCCAGCAGAGCGATCGTATGCTCGAGGTAAGATCTTTTGGCAATGTTTGAATGATGCGAACTGGTTGGTGTATGCTAGTCAGGGATACGATTGTATCTATGACTGGTTGGATGTAGCCACTAGTGAAAAATTGAATAAGGAATTATTCAGACCTTATGCTGAATATATTTCTATTGAGAACCCACAGTTTTTTAATCGAATTCACAACCACAGTACTTGGGGAAATGCTGCCGTAGGTATGATTGGCTTGGTTATGGAGGACGAAGAACTGATCAACTGGGCGCTGTATGGATTGGATATTCAGGTGCCAGGTGATATTATTAAGGATAACGATGGGGGCGATATACAATTGGATGGACAAAAGGAAGCAGGGTTCTTAGCACAGATAGATCACTCTTTTTCTCCAGATGGCTATTATACCGAAGGGCCATACTATCAGCGATATGCGATGTATCCATTCTTGATTTTTGCACAGGCTTTGGCTAACAAGAAACCGGAACTTAAAATATTAGAATACAGAAATGGCCTCCTTATTAAAGCCATTTATGCGTTGATCAATCAGACTAATTCTGCAGGAGAATTTTTCCCGATCAACGATTCGCAAAAAGGAATGTCATTGGCTTCTCGAGAATTGGTAAATGCTGTAAGTATGGCTTATGCGTTTGGAGGTAATGATCCTGGACTATTGTCAATTGTAGAACAACAAGGACGAGTGCCATTGAATAACACAGGCATGGCTTCAGCAAAAGGAATAGCAGAAGGTAAGGCTCAAAAGTTTGAATACAAAAGTTTGGAGTTGACTGATGGGGCTAATGGTGACGAAGGAGCTATTGGAATCATTCGGTCGGAAGACTTGACTTTGATGATGAAATATGCAAAACACGGAATGGGGCATGGTCACTTCGATCGTTTGGGCTTCTTATTGTATGACGAAACGGGCGAAGTGATTCAGGACTATGGCGCCGCACGCTGGGTAAATATAGAGCATAAAGATGGAGGAGGTTATCTCAAAGAAAACCATAGTTGGGCGAAAGAAACAGTAGCTCATAACACGCTTGTAGTAGATAAAGACTCCCATTTTGACGGGAATGTCAGGGAGGCAGACAAAACTTCTGGAACTCCTTATTACTTCTTAGGTGAGGGCTCAGTGCAGATTGCCAGTGCCAAGGAACTGAACGCCTATAAGAACATAGAAATGCAAAGAACTATGGCTGTAGTAGATATTGAAGAATTAGAAAATCCATTGGTGATAGACTTGTTTTCAGTGCAAGCACCAGAAGGGACTAGGTATGACATGCCACTTTATTATATGGGAGAGTTCATGTCTTCTAATCAGAAGTTTGAAACCAACAACGACCTCAGCCCACTAGGACAGAATGACGGTTATCAGCATCTGTGGGCAGAAGCACAGACAGGTTTGGTGGGTGATGTATTCAGTATGACTTGGTTCAATAGTAAGAAATTTTATACGATTACCTCTGCAGTTGAAGCTGGAGATGAGGTGATTCTTACAAGAATTGGGGCCAATGACCCGAACTTTAACCTTAGACGAGATCCTGGTTTGATCCATCGTAGGAAGGGTGGTAATACACTTTTCGCAAGCCTTTATGAAGCACATGGTAGCTATGATTACGCATCAGAGCGCCCGATAAACTCATTCACTTCTGTCGCTAAACTAGAAGTATTGCATCAATCAGCATTATATGTGGTAGTTGGATTCACACTCAAAACTGGCGAAAACTATCAGTTTGCTTTTTCACTAGCGGATAGCAGTGAAGCAAGCAAACATGGAGTGAAAACTTCAGAGGGGCTATTAGAATGGAAAGGGATTTACGATTTTAAAAAATACGATTAATAATTTAATGGAAAGAAATAGCGAAAAATATATCCTGACAAAGGAAATGGAATGGGAAGAACTTGGTGGAGGGGTTTCCCGAAAGTTTCTCGGATACGACAATCAAATCATGATGGTGTTGGTGAAGTTTGAAAAAGGAGCATTAGGCACACCACATAGCCATTTCCATACACAAGCTACTTACTGTGTAGAAGGTAAATTTGAATTTGAAATAGACGGAGTCAAGCAGATAGTATCGGCAGGAGATGGTGTGTACATAGAGCCGAATTTAGTTCATGGTGCCGTATGCCTGGAAGAAGGGATGTTGATCGATACATTCAGTCCGGTTAGGGAGGATTTTCTTTCTGGGGAAGGCGTATCCTATTTTGGAGATAAAGACTAAACAAGGAAAAGATGAAAATAAAAGGACTGAGATGGTGGATTGTTGGGCTAGTGTGTCTTGCCACGGTGATCAATTATATTGACCGTTCCGCACTGGCGATTATGTGGCCAGATATTTCCAAAGATTTAGGAATGACCAAAGCCGATTATGCCATTATACTAAATGTGTTTTTGGTAGCCTATGCAGTCGGTCAATCTCTCTCTGGAAAAATGTTTGATAAAATAGGAACACGATTGGGTTTCGTGGTTTCTATTACGGTGTGGGGTTTAGCCACAGCCATTCATGCTTTTGCACGAGGGGTGGTTTCCTTTAGCTTTTTCCGAGTATTGTTAGGTTTAGGCGAAGCGGGCAACTGGCCTGGTGCTGTAAAAAGTAACGCAGAGTGGTTTCCAGTGAAAGAAAGGGCATTTGCTCAAGGAATATTCAACTCAGGAGCCGCATTGGGATCTATTGTAGCCCCTCCTTTAATCGCCATTGTATGGGTGATGATCGGTTGGAAAATGACATTTGTTTTGCTTGGTCTCTTAGGATTGGTATGGATTATTCCTTGGTGGATCATGAACAAAAATGTGCCAAGCAAGCACCCATGGATTACGGATGAAGAAAAAGAACATATTCTTTCTGGATTGAACGATTCGAAAGATTCGGACGACAAACCTGGTTTGAGCATGATGCAAATTCTGTCAAAGCGAGAATCATGGGCGGTACTAGCTTCTAGGTTCTTTGTTGAGCCTATCTGGTGGTTGTTTGTAGGTTGGATGCCTATTTATCTGGCCGATGTTTATGGATTTAATGTAAAAGAGATCGGATTTTTTGCATGGGTACCTTATGTAGGTGCAGCGCTGGGTAGTTTGTCAGGTGGATATTATTCTGGTCAATTGCTTATCAAAGGAGCTAGTGTTGATCAAGCTAGAAAGAAAACGATTATGGTGGGTTGTGTGATTATGTTCTTGGGATTGGTTGCCACCATTCTAGCGGGCGATACGGCAGTGAAGTTTGTGGCCATCGTAGCCTTTGTACTCTACGGTTTCCAGTTTGTAATTAGTAATATCCAAACGATACCAAGTGATTTGTTTAGCGGTAAGTCAGTAGGCTCATTGGCAGGATTGGGAGGTACTGTTGGGATCTTTTCAGTAATCATCATGAACTTTTTGGTTCCTGTGATTACAGAAAAATTTTCTTACACGCCCATCTTCGTGATGATCGCCTTGTTTGTGCCATTGTGCATATTGTCGATTTACTTTTTTGCGAAAGAAATTAAGCCTGTAGATCAGGAAGATTAAAAGATAAATGCAGTCTGAGTTGCAGACTGTGAGTGTATAAAAGAACGGGTAGTTAATGAGATTTTTACTTGAGCCTTGGGCCAACAAGTGTTGAGTAAATCTTTCGAGAATTCACTCATTCTTCAGAGAACTTCGATGTTTTTGGAAGTTTGTTTATTGAATATGTGCCAATGAATTGACTATATCAATTCAGATAGATAAAAGAAATTGTTACCGACTTTGTCTACCGTGCTAATTCGAAAAAGGTAACCTACTTGTACCCTGGGCATGGTGTCTGCCTTCTTTGGGAAAAGAATAAGCCCGCGATTAATAGAATAACTGAATTTAAAATAGAAATATCATGGCGAAAGATAAAGTAGCGATTGTTACAGGAGCTACAGGAGGCATAGGATTTGCGGTAGCAAAAAGATTAGGTAAAGATGGATATACTGTTGTGTTAAACGGTATCGAGGATGACAAAGGAGCAGAAAGAGTAAAGGAACTTGAAGCGGAGGGAATTACAGCAGAATATTATGGTTTTGATGTAACTAACGAAGCTGAAGTGACTGAAAACATTACCAAAATCGGTGAGAAATACGGCAAAATCGACCTTCTTGTAAATAACGCAGGTGGTTTAGGTGGTAGATCACGATTTGAAGAAATGACAACTGAGTTTTACAGATTTGTCATGGCTTTAAACCTTGATTCAGTATTCTTTGCTTCTAGAGCGGCTATTCCTTTCTTGAAGAAAGGCGAGAATGCATCGATCATCAACTATACCTCAAATGCTGGTTGGAATGCTGGCGGTCCTGGAGCAGGAATTTATGGGACATCTAAAGCTGGTGTACATGCAATTACAAGAGCTTTAGCTAAGGATTTGGCTGAATACAATATTCGAGTAAATGCGGTATCTCCTGGAACGATAGATACACCATTCCATGCGCAGATTAAAGCAACTAAGCC
The sequence above is drawn from the Reichenbachiella sp. genome and encodes:
- a CDS encoding cupin domain-containing protein — its product is MERNSEKYILTKEMEWEELGGGVSRKFLGYDNQIMMVLVKFEKGALGTPHSHFHTQATYCVEGKFEFEIDGVKQIVSAGDGVYIEPNLVHGAVCLEEGMLIDTFSPVREDFLSGEGVSYFGDKD
- a CDS encoding MFS transporter; this translates as MKIKGLRWWIVGLVCLATVINYIDRSALAIMWPDISKDLGMTKADYAIILNVFLVAYAVGQSLSGKMFDKIGTRLGFVVSITVWGLATAIHAFARGVVSFSFFRVLLGLGEAGNWPGAVKSNAEWFPVKERAFAQGIFNSGAALGSIVAPPLIAIVWVMIGWKMTFVLLGLLGLVWIIPWWIMNKNVPSKHPWITDEEKEHILSGLNDSKDSDDKPGLSMMQILSKRESWAVLASRFFVEPIWWLFVGWMPIYLADVYGFNVKEIGFFAWVPYVGAALGSLSGGYYSGQLLIKGASVDQARKKTIMVGCVIMFLGLVATILAGDTAVKFVAIVAFVLYGFQFVISNIQTIPSDLFSGKSVGSLAGLGGTVGIFSVIIMNFLVPVITEKFSYTPIFVMIALFVPLCILSIYFFAKEIKPVDQED
- a CDS encoding SDR family NAD(P)-dependent oxidoreductase, translated to MAKDKVAIVTGATGGIGFAVAKRLGKDGYTVVLNGIEDDKGAERVKELEAEGITAEYYGFDVTNEAEVTENITKIGEKYGKIDLLVNNAGGLGGRSRFEEMTTEFYRFVMALNLDSVFFASRAAIPFLKKGENASIINYTSNAGWNAGGPGAGIYGTSKAGVHAITRALAKDLAEYNIRVNAVSPGTIDTPFHAQIKATKPEVFASWKNNILLGRIGEPEEVASVVSFLGSKDASFITAETIQIGGGQALGI
- a CDS encoding polysaccharide lyase 6 family protein produces the protein MKELKNIQLINPVTLSLLLLLVMFGTECGSKVNTQNSVANAEELKLKLSLAAPGDTIILANGEWKDAELVIKANGTEEAPIVVMAETLGGVQLTGASNLKLAGEYVVVSGLHFTNGYTPTAEVISFKIKKDQLANNCRITQTLVENYSNPERHESDYWVGMYGKNNRFDHNALVGKGNKGVTMAVRLNSQESLENNHLIDHNYFGPRENLGANGGETLRIGTSHYSLSFSNTQVINNYFDRCDGEHEIISNKSCGNLFKGNVFDECVGTLTFRHGNENTAESNAFFGNGKPHTGGIRVINEKQKVLNNYGYGLTGHRFRGAMVVMNGVPNSPINRYNQVIDSEINNNTFINCDYVQLCAGSDEERSAIPQSTSISNNIFWNEAKDDVFTAYDDISGISFNDNIISPNIKPIASGFKGVDAELTKNQNGIYSLNDESITAGITADFSVVSKEATGPSWYTKPKNSKTFGYGRNVAVEEGANLFDVMKDARAGDVYTLAGGEYLLEKKVPVSVPITVQSTEGAVLKFEKSNLFVIENGGALQMEGLVIDGAECPDYAGNAVVSTSRYSMNKNYKLFINNCEFRDLDVNHSFNILRVYKNTFADSILIENSKFSDVSGTILELNQESDDIGIYNAEFVILNNNSFKNIGKEIVNLHRGGSDESTFGPLLFIDHCSFEKVGYGPKNKGGKSFTLHGVQKTMISNSVFDDIKTFDIFHTVGEPITKISDCNIDQSKLAISDKTATLSNLKLAKNAKGSDGEKLGSAL
- a CDS encoding heparinase II/III family protein; its protein translation is MKIKFCYISIGFSVAVVLSFFSCVGGEEKTAQQFLSDKHPSLVLTAAGVADIKANLGKAPLFDQTLEAVITEVDSEITNGIEVPVPKDLAGGYTHERHKSNFFIIQKAGVLFQITGDEKYAIYVRDMLLAYAEMWPTIGKHPAERSYARGKIFWQCLNDANWLVYASQGYDCIYDWLDVATSEKLNKELFRPYAEYISIENPQFFNRIHNHSTWGNAAVGMIGLVMEDEELINWALYGLDIQVPGDIIKDNDGGDIQLDGQKEAGFLAQIDHSFSPDGYYTEGPYYQRYAMYPFLIFAQALANKKPELKILEYRNGLLIKAIYALINQTNSAGEFFPINDSQKGMSLASRELVNAVSMAYAFGGNDPGLLSIVEQQGRVPLNNTGMASAKGIAEGKAQKFEYKSLELTDGANGDEGAIGIIRSEDLTLMMKYAKHGMGHGHFDRLGFLLYDETGEVIQDYGAARWVNIEHKDGGGYLKENHSWAKETVAHNTLVVDKDSHFDGNVREADKTSGTPYYFLGEGSVQIASAKELNAYKNIEMQRTMAVVDIEELENPLVIDLFSVQAPEGTRYDMPLYYMGEFMSSNQKFETNNDLSPLGQNDGYQHLWAEAQTGLVGDVFSMTWFNSKKFYTITSAVEAGDEVILTRIGANDPNFNLRRDPGLIHRRKGGNTLFASLYEAHGSYDYASERPINSFTSVAKLEVLHQSALYVVVGFTLKTGENYQFAFSLADSSEASKHGVKTSEGLLEWKGIYDFKKYD
- a CDS encoding RagB/SusD family nutrient uptake outer membrane protein, which gives rise to MKFIKYIIIAVTGVGLFSCDTDEFLNPIPTTAVTSNSYFQTDADVLSGIVGIYDAIQGVNESTQSSDGAYNRGVQYEYLLTEHRSDNTRSATLEGSRADFHRYLTDADNTQSEDYWASMYDIIFRANNILTFIDIADASNQASYTAEAKFLRAYAYFNLVRLYGAVPLITEVALPSDTEVLYTRVDVATVYAQIVADLQEAVGALDNSHKARASQAAAQALLAKVYLSQPTPNYQDAQVLCEAIINGGDYSLMTNFNDVFYSELNNEVIWAIQYASGDPLESQGFSAEFTSAVRQGLQDGLNMPNTNLINDLNAYGGNRTATSITNVQGSIEVAKFLPDGNDWTNDYGGNARNSGNDWIVIRYADVLLMHVEAILGTSGSTSSAGALSSFNAIRSRAGLTAATAISKDDLLLERRVEFAFENHRFFDLLRFGVADAVLSAHAADMGYSDYSARALLLPIPAREINQSGGLLTQNP
- a CDS encoding PKD domain-containing protein, translated to MKNSLKIILNKVSGLFFGLVALGIIYGCVEELPGPGSMPDDIPPAASFSYASQENFLEIKFTNLSVEALSYEWDFGVDVEIPDSVLTAVDPSYTYASVGTYDVTLTAVDGLGVVSDTTIAVVVEEGPYLPVILEAQFEGDGATGDARDPWDAEWSTVIQITSDGALDADGNKTKGGKLPSDGQRVAYQEMVVEAESNYDIAFVYTLTDAVAGKMTVEILDVTANGETFQTYEDTRDHVIGAVTLNDQDDPSTYVGGEVSFASGTSTKVAIMVSNSVGIEARFDNFTVEIGNAGAVPPSANFTVAQSDVNYLEYTFTNESLNAATYSWDFGDESTPSTEESPVYEYAEAGTYTVTLTVKSEGGLTGELSEVIVIHDPVTPEFSFAEGANEFTIEFTDESVNAASVLWDFGDGFKYSTTEEHATVTHVYNGGPGFYTVTLTSTSSTGLEVEKSTTLAIGVPKVLGGDFEDTDTGDDRDYWRAASFSGGETSTTPYGGSSDGAFQTYDGTDTETKTRGAKIDASRCAVDANGNVDTGNTRYAYQEMSLSPGVEYYLEFSYNNADGTIVAGEILDGHFDDGSDALAASLDGSSLIELQGTISNGEISGGSDSPQWRTIRGKFTAPVSGEVSIWMWAFGGKSYYDNIKILPASIVEAP